The Rhopalosiphum maidis isolate BTI-1 chromosome 1, ASM367621v3, whole genome shotgun sequence genome has a segment encoding these proteins:
- the LOC113556576 gene encoding elongation factor 1-gamma has product MASGTLYTYLNNFRAYKVLIAAQYSGADVKVDPAFEFGVTNKQEDFLKKFPQGKVPAFESNKKEYLTESNAIAYFVSSEQLKGSTPYEKALVQQFTSYADNEILPASYAWVYPSLSIAQFNKSSVDRAIEDVKGILEYLNNHLLTKTYLVGERITLADIAVACSLLQLYQHVVNPEFKKPFTNVNRWFDTIVNQPKVVKVIGKFEYCQKTAEFNQKTYSDFQGGSGEKKSQAKKEKVTKKAAEPKKAAPKVEVQEEEPDAAELILAAEPKSSNPFDALPKGTFNMDEFKRVYSNEEESKSIAYFWDHFDKENYSIWFGEYKYNSELQKVFMSCNLISGMYQRLDKMRKQAFASVCLFGSEGDSTISGVWIWRGHDLAFELSNDWKVDYDVYTWKKLDANTEETKKLVSEYFAWTAKDKDGRPFNQGKIFK; this is encoded by the exons ATGGCGTCAGGC ACCCTGTACACGTATTTGAACAACTTCCGAGCGTACAAGGTGCTCATAGCGGCTCAGTACAGCGGAGCCGATGTCAAAGTCGACCCGGCATTCGAATTCGGCGTCACCAACAAACAGGAGGACTTCCTCAAGAAGTTCCCCCAAGGAAAG GTACCGGCATTTGAATCCAACAAGAAGGAATATCTGACCGAAAGCAATGCCATCGCCTATTTTG tatccAGCGAGCAACTCAAAGGATCTACTCCATATGAAAAAGCCCTTGTACAACAATTCACCAGTTATGCTGATAATGAAATTTTACCAGCTTCTTATGCTTGGGTGTACCCCTCTCTTAGTATTGcccaatttaataaatcg tctgTTGATAGAGCTATTGAAGATGTCAAAGGAATTTTGGAGTACTTGAATAATCATCTTTTGACAAAAACATACTTGGTTGGCGAACGTATTACATTGGCCGATATAGCTGTAGCCTGTTCATTACTACAATTGTATCAGCATGTTGTAAATCCTGAattcaa aaagccATTCACCAATGTGAACAGATGGTTTGATACCATTGTTAACCAACCTAAAGTTGTTAAAGTCATTGGAAAGTTTGAGTACTGTCAAAAGACTGCTGAATTCAACCAAAAGACTTACTCAGATTTCCAAGGTGGATCAGGAGAAAAGAAGTCTCAggctaaaaaagaaaaagtaacTAAAAAGGCAGCTGAACCTAAAAAAGCAGCACCTAAAGTAGAGGTTCAAGAAGAAGAACCTGATGCAGCTGAGCTCATCTTAGCTGCTGAACCCAAATCCAGCAATCCTTTTGATGCTTTACCTAAAGG aacATTCAATATGGATGAGTTCAAGCGAGTTTATAGTAACGAAGAAGAATCTAAATCTATTGCTTACTTCTGGGACCACTTTGATAaggaaaattattcaatttggtTTGgtgaatacaaatacaatagtgAACTACAGAAAGTCTTCATGAGTTGTAATCTGATCTCTG gaatgTACCAGCGATTGGATAAGATGAGAAAGCAAGCTTTTGCATCTGTATGTCTTTTCGGTTCAGAAGGCGATAGCACCATTTCTGGAGTTTGGATTTGGCGAGGACACGATCTTGCAtttgaa ttGAGCAATGATTGGAAAGTCGATTATGATGTCTATACATGGAAGAAACTAGATGCCAACACTGAAGAAACTAAGAAGTTGGTTAGCGAGTATTTTGCATGGACAGCCAAGGACAAGGATGGCAGACCTTTCAACcaaggaaaaatatttaaataa
- the LOC113548709 gene encoding calcineurin subunit B type 2, with protein MGNENSLPMELCSNFDADEIRRLGKRFRKLDLDNSGALSLDEFLSLPELQQNPLVQRVIDIFDEDGNGEVDFKEFIQGVSQFSVKGDKESKLRFAFRIYDMDNDGYISNGELFQVLKMMVGNNLKDTQLQQIVDKTILFADKDEDGKINFEEFCSVVGNTDIHKKMVVDV; from the exons ATG GGTAACGAAAACTCGCTGCCGATGGAGCTGTGCTCAAACT tcGATGCCGATGAGATCAGACGTTTGGGCAAACGGTTTCGCAAACTCGATCTGGACAACTCCGGTGCTTTGAGTCTAGACGAGTTCCTATCACTACCCGAGCTTCAACAAAACCCGCTTGTTCAAAGAGTTATAGACATATTCGACGAAGATGGCAATGGTGAAGTGGACTTCAAAG agTTTATTCAAGGAGTGTCTCAATTCAGTGTTAAGGGAGACAAAGAATCAAAGTTGCGGTTTGCGTTTCGAATCTATGATATGGATAACGATGGCTACATATCAAATGGTGAATTATTTCAA gttttgaaaatgatggtaggaaataatttaaaagatactCAGCTTCAGCAAATTGTTGACAAAACTATATTGTTCGCGGATAAAGATGAAGATGGCAAGATTAATTTTGAAGAGTTTTGCTCTGTCGTTGGCAATACAGATATACACAAAAAGATGGTTGTTgatgtttaa
- the LOC113548708 gene encoding uncharacterized protein LOC113548708 isoform X1 translates to MLPFQELLNKFSIEVFENNFHYNYTSMTELSTFLQKSINGDVDCCIKNQKCLDILKNIHFHIIDIVDYKKYASDYQSFLPQILYQTYYLCHQNISKQQSNNKEKNKWTLPKKIDESDNNGISIIDFVSLDKRFRLPLEKYDQYCLLIHVGAVKCFQFEKQLNCINDSIETICELCFRHSEINLEALKYLTECMTVITKDQWKISSKYIYKVLMGQMNHYLPSIHDQCILLLKKCLDLEDLDYILNIVMMEISWSLRIKFYMLTVIASKYGAKKILEKYDILSISMWKCLNEPYLMSPCMGLYKTFIKDLNEDDFCTLVMQPIISYLITNNSISELTRYNFVTYLLPLMKSKHNGSLLMLYEKMNNQSKSDLYLQISVIRMIYNTEVENVQEILDSSLNSGDTKIRSVAFTILCSSKLSTDVLNKIYNFIIDNLNSDCSTLRTKIIFGLENMLRKCKKQNTIILTFLNRLHKFILSNLVPGSNYQRKITSLKIYLVILKYKNNDYVSYSCRHLLFTNLLDSEDIRKTCSEILVSYFSVVKEDKIYLNNWMKFGLNLCYDPLFYKNESGSTIIYTVTTLAYKSGLKIDIFNISNSSMSAHILDLAKKQEKRLKDNFVSNVTHGTLYGLLDVLNNLSFEKNSPEKNKLNETQIEAMLNLIEDNLNLMLDTLSSRVDAESKTEAPSFAQMDDALSSLRTSNQDNVQIPTNQFLLNFIWINIKICCDVASKYAVMLAISDISNKHTNTQIKRCADMIADVLIRCRHKGAMEATCKSLGTIIKHWKESLSWCQNMLTDHINCMKPEDEISRRSAGVRYLIHAIVTNNKVTVKDCVKQLYNIAKESVCIGIDTIVDLPQARAQHLLTAIVSNASISTGSLYYFMEDMIMLCIDKLNSPLWTIRNAALQFFSSLQVRLIGQNRLNNDCWLSHLPLEPLLYHFPRLMQRLQCLWSQTNYKLSSQARLIPFMSLLKSLKLQSWSLLPSDHQQFLQNLRFNLWSTGFALEIYTVRNMVAQAYANTIQVNEISSTLNKISNEILKYDGEIYFSEFKGFNHLHGLMSVYKYLKDVYFMELNQEYQVFKIAHEHLPPLCKSMYISINREVLNPLPSSSSIDHILVKQLMIKNDISLSSDLSGLLEFYMKSDKHTAICFLRCLKDYNKSPKDVLLLINKLVNCLDVDDKDILKEIIMNIDVLLIMRLEDIKIEVELENNYFSAILQKCTLCSEKDFIAMLPVLSWLCPSKAWLTLLPIVCKYIDCDLYDSTDRCSSSRALYYFKNLKDDVRVWHAVVELLQDEDIDVRVEMTRFVNYICYNCSSLLNPYTCLRKMFETEIVSCLINSRLAFTCFWNQLSEIKLRTEFDETINPFFNDQSNVYQEQSNIMKLAFEGLKSLIKSNDNLIYYKEIVKKSLNTLKRECEFKHTFMDEDLMILDTYSSIHYQKLYYKREILVLLNLNDYLNMFFPILEFIYLPTKS, encoded by the exons ATGTTGCCATTTCAAGAATTACTTAACAAGTTTAGTATCgaagtatttgaaaacaattttcattacAATTATACTTCTATGACT gagtTAAGTACTTTTCttcaaaaaagtattaatggtGATGTAgattgttgtataaaaaaccaaaaatgcctagatattttaaaaaatattcattttcatataatagatatagttgattataaaaaatatgcatcgGACTATCAAAGTTTTCTTCctcaaattttatatcaaacatattatttgtgtcatcaaaatatatcaaaacaacaatctaataataaagagAAGAATAAATGGACTTTACCCAAGAAAATAGATGAATCAGACAATAATGGTATTAgcattattgattttgtaagTCTAGATAAAAGATTTAGATTACCATTAGAAAAGTATGATCAATATTGTTTGCTTATTCATGTTGGTGCtgttaaatgttttcaatttgaaaaacaattgaatTGTATAAATGATTCAATTGAAACTATTTGTGAATTGTGCTTCCGCCATtctgaaataaatttagaagctttaaaatatttaacagaaTGTATGACCGTTATAACAAAAGATCAGTGGAAaatatcatcaaaatatatttataaggtcTTAATGGGTCAAATGAATCATTATTTACCATCAATTCATGACCAATgtattttactgttaaaaaaGTGTTTAGATCTTGAAGATTTagattatatactaaatatagttATGATGGAAATATCGTGGTCTCTGAGGATTAAGTTTTATATGTTGACTGTCATCGCTTCAAAATATGGTGCCAAAAag attttagagaaatatgatattttgtcaATTTCAATGTGGAAATGTTTGAATGAACCATACTTGATGTCTCCTTGTATGGGtctatacaaaacatttattaaagatttaaatgaAGATGATTTTTGTACTTTAGTTATGCAgccaattattagttatttgattACTAATAACAGTATTTCTga GTTAACTAGATACAATTTTGTGACTTATCTATTACCTCTAATGAAATCTAAACATAATGGCAGTTTATTGATGTTGTATGAAAAGATGAATAATCAATCAAAATCAGATTTATATCTTCAAATATCTGTGATaagaatgatttataatactgAAGTAGAAAACGTTCAAGAAATACTTGACTCGTCTTTGAATTCTGGTGATACTAAAATAAGATCTGTAGCATTCACTATTTTGTGTTCTTCAAAGTTATCAACTGATGTAttgaacaaaatttataattttattattgacaatttaaaTAGCGACTGTTCAACTTTAAGAACAAAGATTATTTTTGGATTAGAAAATATGTTACGCAAGTGTaagaaacaaaatacaattatactcaCATTTTTGAACAGATTgcataaattcattttatcaaatttggtGCCTGGTTCAAATTACCAAAGAAAAATTACAtcactgaaaatatatttggttatacttaagtataaaaacaatgattatGTTTCATATTCATGTAGACATTtactttttacaaatttattagacTCCGAAGATATAAGAAAAACATGTAGTGAAATACTAGTGTCATATTTTAGTGTTGTAAAAGAAGACAAAATATACTTGAATAATTGGATGAAATTTGGTTTAAACTTGTGTTATGatcctttattttataaaaatgaaagtggttcaactataatatatacagtaacTACTTTGGCTTATAAATCTGGacttaaaattgatatattcaACATAAGCAATTCATCTATGTCTGCTCATATATTAGATTTAGCAAAAAAACAAGAGAAACGacttaaagataattttgtgAGCAATGTAACACATGGTACACTTTATGGTTTATTAgatgtattaaacaatttatcgtTCGAAAAAAattctccagaaaaaaataaattaaatgaaactcAGATTGAGgccatgttaaatttaattgaagacAATTTGAATCTAATGCTGGACACATTATCTTCTAGGGTGGACGCagaaa GTAAAACTGAGGCACCATCTTTTGCTCAGATGGATGATGCATTAAGTAGTTTACGTACATCAAACCAAGATAATGTTCAAATACCAACAAAccaatttctattaaatttcatttggataaatattaaa ATTTGTTGTGATGTTGCAAGCAAATATGCAGTTATGTTAGCAATTAgtgatatttcaaataaacatacaaatactcaaataaaaaGATGTGCAGATATGATAGCAGATGTATTAATTAGGTGTAGACATAAAGGTGCCATGGAAGCCACTTGCAAATCACTTGGAACAATAATAAAGCATTGGAAGGAATCACTAAGTTGGTGTCAAAATATGTTAACTGaccatattaattgtatgaaaCCAGAAGATGAAATATCAAGAAGATCAGCTGGAGTAAGATATCTTATTCATGCGATTGTGACAAATAACAAA gtCACTGTTAAAGATTGTGTTAAacagttatacaatatagctAAAGAAAGTGTGTGTATTGGCATTGATACAATTGTTGATTTACCACAAGCAAGAGCCCAACATCTATTAACTGCAATTGTCTCAAATGCATCAATTTCTACaggtagtttatattatttcatggaGGATATGATCATGCTTTGTATTGATAAACTCAATTCCCCACTTTGGACCATcag aaaTGCTGCTCTTCAGTTCTTCAGTTCTCTCCAAGTAAGATTGATTGGTCAAAATCGGTTAAACAATGATTGTTGGCTATCTCATTTACCATTAGAACCATTACTATACCATTTTCCACGATTGATGCAACGTTTACAATGTTTATGGTCACAAACAAACTATAAACTTTCAAGCCAAGCTCGTTTAATCCCTTTCATGTCTCTATTAAAGAGCTTAAAGCTACAATCATGGAGTTTGTTACCATCAGACCATCAAcagtttttacaaaatcttCGTTTTAATTTGTGGTCTACTGGTTTCGCTCTTGAAATATATACTGTAAGAAATATGGTAGCTCAAGCTTATGCCAACACAATACAAGTTAATGAAATATCATCaactctaaataaaattagtaatgaaatattaaaatatgatggagaaatttatttttcagaatttaAAGGTTTTAATCATTTACATGGATTGATGtcagtatataagtatttaaaagatgtttattttatggaattaaaTCAAGAGTATcaggtttttaaaattgcgCATGAACATTTACCTCCATTATGTAAATCAATGTACATTTCAATTAACCGTGAAGTATTAAATCCACTTCCTTCAAGTTCATCAATTGACCATATTCTTGTCaaacaattaatgataaaaaatgacaTATCACTATCATCTGACTTGTCAGGcttattagaattttatatgaaatctGATAAACATACAGCAATATGTTTTTTGAGATGTcttaaagattataataaaagccCCAAAGATGTGTTgcttttaattaacaaattggTCAATTGTCTTGATGTTGATGACAAAGacatattaaaagaaattatcaTGAACATTGATGTACTTTTAATCATGCGTCttgaagatattaaaattgaagtagaactagaaaataattatttttctgcaatattacaaaaatgtacattatgcTCAGAAAAAGATTTTATTGCTATGCTACCAGTTCTTAGCTGGTTATGTCCAAGTAAAGCTTGGTTAACTTTGTTGCCAATTGTGTGTAAATACATTGATTGTGATTTGTATGATTCTACTGATAGATGTAGTTCTTCAAGAGctctatattatttcaaaaatctaaaaGATGATGTCAGAGTATGGCATGCAGTAGTTGAGTTATTGCAAGATGAAGATATTGATGTACGGGTTGAGATGACAAGGTTTGTGAATTACATTTGTTATAACTGTTCTTCCCTACTAAATCCTTACACATGTCTAAGGAAAATGTTTGAAACAGAAATAGTGTCTTGTTTAATAAACTCAAGGCTTGCATTTACCTGTTTTTGGAACCAGTTATCCGAGATTAAACTACGCACTGAATTTGATGAAACCATAAATCCATTCTTTAATGATCAGTCGAATGTGTACCAAGAACAATCCAATATCATGAAATTGGCTTTTGAAGGCCTAAAATCTTTGATTAAATCAAATGAcaatcttatttattataaagaaatagttaaaaagagccttaatactttaaaacgtGAATGTGAATTTAAACACACATTTATGGATGaagatttaatgattttagatACATATTCAAGTATACAttaccaaaaattatattacaagagagaaatattagttttattgaatttaaatgattatttgaatatgttttttcCAATActagaatttatatatttaccaacTAAATCTTAA
- the LOC113548708 gene encoding uncharacterized protein LOC113548708 isoform X2, giving the protein MTVITKDQWKISSKYIYKVLMGQMNHYLPSIHDQCILLLKKCLDLEDLDYILNIVMMEISWSLRIKFYMLTVIASKYGAKKILEKYDILSISMWKCLNEPYLMSPCMGLYKTFIKDLNEDDFCTLVMQPIISYLITNNSISELTRYNFVTYLLPLMKSKHNGSLLMLYEKMNNQSKSDLYLQISVIRMIYNTEVENVQEILDSSLNSGDTKIRSVAFTILCSSKLSTDVLNKIYNFIIDNLNSDCSTLRTKIIFGLENMLRKCKKQNTIILTFLNRLHKFILSNLVPGSNYQRKITSLKIYLVILKYKNNDYVSYSCRHLLFTNLLDSEDIRKTCSEILVSYFSVVKEDKIYLNNWMKFGLNLCYDPLFYKNESGSTIIYTVTTLAYKSGLKIDIFNISNSSMSAHILDLAKKQEKRLKDNFVSNVTHGTLYGLLDVLNNLSFEKNSPEKNKLNETQIEAMLNLIEDNLNLMLDTLSSRVDAESKTEAPSFAQMDDALSSLRTSNQDNVQIPTNQFLLNFIWINIKICCDVASKYAVMLAISDISNKHTNTQIKRCADMIADVLIRCRHKGAMEATCKSLGTIIKHWKESLSWCQNMLTDHINCMKPEDEISRRSAGVRYLIHAIVTNNKVTVKDCVKQLYNIAKESVCIGIDTIVDLPQARAQHLLTAIVSNASISTGSLYYFMEDMIMLCIDKLNSPLWTIRNAALQFFSSLQVRLIGQNRLNNDCWLSHLPLEPLLYHFPRLMQRLQCLWSQTNYKLSSQARLIPFMSLLKSLKLQSWSLLPSDHQQFLQNLRFNLWSTGFALEIYTVRNMVAQAYANTIQVNEISSTLNKISNEILKYDGEIYFSEFKGFNHLHGLMSVYKYLKDVYFMELNQEYQVFKIAHEHLPPLCKSMYISINREVLNPLPSSSSIDHILVKQLMIKNDISLSSDLSGLLEFYMKSDKHTAICFLRCLKDYNKSPKDVLLLINKLVNCLDVDDKDILKEIIMNIDVLLIMRLEDIKIEVELENNYFSAILQKCTLCSEKDFIAMLPVLSWLCPSKAWLTLLPIVCKYIDCDLYDSTDRCSSSRALYYFKNLKDDVRVWHAVVELLQDEDIDVRVEMTRFVNYICYNCSSLLNPYTCLRKMFETEIVSCLINSRLAFTCFWNQLSEIKLRTEFDETINPFFNDQSNVYQEQSNIMKLAFEGLKSLIKSNDNLIYYKEIVKKSLNTLKRECEFKHTFMDEDLMILDTYSSIHYQKLYYKREILVLLNLNDYLNMFFPILEFIYLPTKS; this is encoded by the exons ATGACCGTTATAACAAAAGATCAGTGGAAaatatcatcaaaatatatttataaggtcTTAATGGGTCAAATGAATCATTATTTACCATCAATTCATGACCAATgtattttactgttaaaaaaGTGTTTAGATCTTGAAGATTTagattatatactaaatatagttATGATGGAAATATCGTGGTCTCTGAGGATTAAGTTTTATATGTTGACTGTCATCGCTTCAAAATATGGTGCCAAAAag attttagagaaatatgatattttgtcaATTTCAATGTGGAAATGTTTGAATGAACCATACTTGATGTCTCCTTGTATGGGtctatacaaaacatttattaaagatttaaatgaAGATGATTTTTGTACTTTAGTTATGCAgccaattattagttatttgattACTAATAACAGTATTTCTga GTTAACTAGATACAATTTTGTGACTTATCTATTACCTCTAATGAAATCTAAACATAATGGCAGTTTATTGATGTTGTATGAAAAGATGAATAATCAATCAAAATCAGATTTATATCTTCAAATATCTGTGATaagaatgatttataatactgAAGTAGAAAACGTTCAAGAAATACTTGACTCGTCTTTGAATTCTGGTGATACTAAAATAAGATCTGTAGCATTCACTATTTTGTGTTCTTCAAAGTTATCAACTGATGTAttgaacaaaatttataattttattattgacaatttaaaTAGCGACTGTTCAACTTTAAGAACAAAGATTATTTTTGGATTAGAAAATATGTTACGCAAGTGTaagaaacaaaatacaattatactcaCATTTTTGAACAGATTgcataaattcattttatcaaatttggtGCCTGGTTCAAATTACCAAAGAAAAATTACAtcactgaaaatatatttggttatacttaagtataaaaacaatgattatGTTTCATATTCATGTAGACATTtactttttacaaatttattagacTCCGAAGATATAAGAAAAACATGTAGTGAAATACTAGTGTCATATTTTAGTGTTGTAAAAGAAGACAAAATATACTTGAATAATTGGATGAAATTTGGTTTAAACTTGTGTTATGatcctttattttataaaaatgaaagtggttcaactataatatatacagtaacTACTTTGGCTTATAAATCTGGacttaaaattgatatattcaACATAAGCAATTCATCTATGTCTGCTCATATATTAGATTTAGCAAAAAAACAAGAGAAACGacttaaagataattttgtgAGCAATGTAACACATGGTACACTTTATGGTTTATTAgatgtattaaacaatttatcgtTCGAAAAAAattctccagaaaaaaataaattaaatgaaactcAGATTGAGgccatgttaaatttaattgaagacAATTTGAATCTAATGCTGGACACATTATCTTCTAGGGTGGACGCagaaa GTAAAACTGAGGCACCATCTTTTGCTCAGATGGATGATGCATTAAGTAGTTTACGTACATCAAACCAAGATAATGTTCAAATACCAACAAAccaatttctattaaatttcatttggataaatattaaa ATTTGTTGTGATGTTGCAAGCAAATATGCAGTTATGTTAGCAATTAgtgatatttcaaataaacatacaaatactcaaataaaaaGATGTGCAGATATGATAGCAGATGTATTAATTAGGTGTAGACATAAAGGTGCCATGGAAGCCACTTGCAAATCACTTGGAACAATAATAAAGCATTGGAAGGAATCACTAAGTTGGTGTCAAAATATGTTAACTGaccatattaattgtatgaaaCCAGAAGATGAAATATCAAGAAGATCAGCTGGAGTAAGATATCTTATTCATGCGATTGTGACAAATAACAAA gtCACTGTTAAAGATTGTGTTAAacagttatacaatatagctAAAGAAAGTGTGTGTATTGGCATTGATACAATTGTTGATTTACCACAAGCAAGAGCCCAACATCTATTAACTGCAATTGTCTCAAATGCATCAATTTCTACaggtagtttatattatttcatggaGGATATGATCATGCTTTGTATTGATAAACTCAATTCCCCACTTTGGACCATcag aaaTGCTGCTCTTCAGTTCTTCAGTTCTCTCCAAGTAAGATTGATTGGTCAAAATCGGTTAAACAATGATTGTTGGCTATCTCATTTACCATTAGAACCATTACTATACCATTTTCCACGATTGATGCAACGTTTACAATGTTTATGGTCACAAACAAACTATAAACTTTCAAGCCAAGCTCGTTTAATCCCTTTCATGTCTCTATTAAAGAGCTTAAAGCTACAATCATGGAGTTTGTTACCATCAGACCATCAAcagtttttacaaaatcttCGTTTTAATTTGTGGTCTACTGGTTTCGCTCTTGAAATATATACTGTAAGAAATATGGTAGCTCAAGCTTATGCCAACACAATACAAGTTAATGAAATATCATCaactctaaataaaattagtaatgaaatattaaaatatgatggagaaatttatttttcagaatttaAAGGTTTTAATCATTTACATGGATTGATGtcagtatataagtatttaaaagatgtttattttatggaattaaaTCAAGAGTATcaggtttttaaaattgcgCATGAACATTTACCTCCATTATGTAAATCAATGTACATTTCAATTAACCGTGAAGTATTAAATCCACTTCCTTCAAGTTCATCAATTGACCATATTCTTGTCaaacaattaatgataaaaaatgacaTATCACTATCATCTGACTTGTCAGGcttattagaattttatatgaaatctGATAAACATACAGCAATATGTTTTTTGAGATGTcttaaagattataataaaagccCCAAAGATGTGTTgcttttaattaacaaattggTCAATTGTCTTGATGTTGATGACAAAGacatattaaaagaaattatcaTGAACATTGATGTACTTTTAATCATGCGTCttgaagatattaaaattgaagtagaactagaaaataattatttttctgcaatattacaaaaatgtacattatgcTCAGAAAAAGATTTTATTGCTATGCTACCAGTTCTTAGCTGGTTATGTCCAAGTAAAGCTTGGTTAACTTTGTTGCCAATTGTGTGTAAATACATTGATTGTGATTTGTATGATTCTACTGATAGATGTAGTTCTTCAAGAGctctatattatttcaaaaatctaaaaGATGATGTCAGAGTATGGCATGCAGTAGTTGAGTTATTGCAAGATGAAGATATTGATGTACGGGTTGAGATGACAAGGTTTGTGAATTACATTTGTTATAACTGTTCTTCCCTACTAAATCCTTACACATGTCTAAGGAAAATGTTTGAAACAGAAATAGTGTCTTGTTTAATAAACTCAAGGCTTGCATTTACCTGTTTTTGGAACCAGTTATCCGAGATTAAACTACGCACTGAATTTGATGAAACCATAAATCCATTCTTTAATGATCAGTCGAATGTGTACCAAGAACAATCCAATATCATGAAATTGGCTTTTGAAGGCCTAAAATCTTTGATTAAATCAAATGAcaatcttatttattataaagaaatagttaaaaagagccttaatactttaaaacgtGAATGTGAATTTAAACACACATTTATGGATGaagatttaatgattttagatACATATTCAAGTATACAttaccaaaaattatattacaagagagaaatattagttttattgaatttaaatgattatttgaatatgttttttcCAATActagaatttatatatttaccaacTAAATCTTAA
- the LOC113548710 gene encoding uncharacterized protein LOC113548710 isoform X1: MIKLPKKNLKLQIQWPTLLTKLVMVHALQNNLASQSTEQNNRVVVQAEVHLPVSIGAAKNFIGECASCNQGGASALPCTPLAAPMPVSDAERVRQYRNRQNEKKSQYSVSGVSLISPAPKAVSEGGSKRSGPP, encoded by the exons ATGATCAAGTtaccgaaaaaaaatttaaaactacagATTCAATGGCCAACACTGCTGACGAAGCTGGTCATGGTACATgcattacaaaataatctaGCTAGTCAAAGCACAGAACAAAATAACCGAGTAGTCGTTCAAGCTGAAGTTCATCTGCCTGTATCCATAGGTGCCGCCAAGAATTTTATCGGGGAGTGTGCATCGTGCAA ccAGGGGGGTGCAAGTGCACTCCCTTGCACCCCCCTCGCGGCGCCTATGCCTGTATCTGATGCAGAACGTGTTCGACAATATCGAAATcgacaaaatgaaaaaaaatcgcaGTATAGCGTTAGTGGTGTATCATTGATATCACCTGCACCAAAGGCCGTATCTGAGGGGGGGTCCAAGAGGTCCGGACCCCcctga
- the LOC113548710 gene encoding uncharacterized protein LOC113548710 isoform X2, translated as MIKLPKKNLKLQIQWPTLLTKLVMVHALQNNLASQSTEQNNRVVVQAEVHLPVSIGAAKNFIGECASCKMAEAQFTNSFN; from the exons ATGATCAAGTtaccgaaaaaaaatttaaaactacagATTCAATGGCCAACACTGCTGACGAAGCTGGTCATGGTACATgcattacaaaataatctaGCTAGTCAAAGCACAGAACAAAATAACCGAGTAGTCGTTCAAGCTGAAGTTCATCTGCCTGTATCCATAGGTGCCGCCAAGAATTTTATCGGGGAGTGTGCATCGTGCAA aATGGCGGAAGCACAATTCACAAATAGTTTCAATTGA